The Primulina tabacum isolate GXHZ01 chromosome 1, ASM2559414v2, whole genome shotgun sequence genome contains the following window.
AGGCGGGTGAGATTGAGAATGATGTTCGATCAAATttctaaatatataaaagtatttttttatgAGATTGGTCTGACCAAACTCAGGACCCGCTTGTATACTGGCTAGGCCGGGTCTAAACCCGTCCCATCGGGACGAGTTTAATATGAGGTCAGGTTTAGACTCACCCCATTACCTTATACGAGGTTAggtaaaagataaaaaaaatcaaaccttgtatattcaaaagaaacaaTTATTTAGAAAATACAAAGATTTCACCAAATAAATATTACACGATGGAAATTTATGATATCgatatacaataaaaaaaatacattcaGATCAATCTGAATCCAATCCAACCTAATTTTTTTCGGATCAGATTTTGGATCCAACTCGATTTAATCTGAACCCGAAAAACCCAAACTCTAATCCGATAATTTGGCGTCGGCTTGTATCAAGTTCATTTTTTCACCCCATAATGTCACTGGACTCGTTGCCGGACAAGGATGGTTGAACTTTTTTAGCCTAACTTTTGCTCTCATAGATCATGTCAAGAattctaataaaaaaatatcatgtaACAAATGAAAACGTGACACGAGTCTTCTtttaaccaaaataaaataaaaagaagacaTGAAGCCACAACTATGGAATGGATTTTAATAAATGCAGAAATGGgcacatatttataatattgACATTATTTAAAGCAAAAAGAactcaaaacatattttaaaagttgCAAACTTTTCCACTAAAGTTttagaaaaacaaaagaaaggcccctaattaaaattataattaacgttaataatgtaattttaatctttcaaattataaaacaataaaaaaaatcatgttttgatTGTTCTTTAACAGATCATATAATTATTGATTCCGAACGATCAGGGCCGTGCTTATTTAGAGTCAAATGAGTCCAATGACTCAGGCCCATCTCTTTTTTAGggcccaaaattttttttaaaaaaattattctatATATTACTAGATAGCCCAAAACCAACTAATCCATTATGATATTCCTTGTATTTTCCGGTTGAGTGATCATTAggttataatttttatatgcaTAGGCTAATTTATGAACGCATGTATATTTGATCATTGGTTTTGGGCTATCTAGTAAATTATTCGTCCCCAAAAAAGAGATGAGCCTGAATCAGTGGACTCATTTGACTCTAAATAAGCACAGCCCTGGTTTCATATATTTGTATCTATTTTTCAAACATCATAAAAAACTTGTACACTTGTAGAAAATGGCCGAGAGACCTCACCGAAAAAACCGCAACCCGCGATACGTCAATCGCAACTTCAACAACAACAATGACAATGATGAAGATGGGCCTCCGCCGCCACCACCTGTGTTTAGCCTCTATCAAGCATACTTGATAATCATAGCACTATAGTGACAACAACACTGCAAAGATTGGTAAACCCTAACATGAATCAGCCATCACTACCTCTGCCACCCAATGGAATTGTAGACCGGGTTCCTCTATTGTTTGGGCTGTAAGGTATTGGGCTCCATAAGAGGAAGTCCAATGAGCATAAGGAAGAAGCTGGGCTTTTCTTAACTGATGAGTACAAGAAACCCATTTCCGGATACCAGAAAGAAAAAACGGTTAATGGGGTGAATAAGAAAGGGAAGAGGGTTAAGCATAAATACACATAAAAATCAGAGAGGAAAAGACTTGACTTCAAGAAACGAGACTTTCAGGAGAAAGAGAACAGAGAAGAACCTGGTGATTCGATCAAGAAATCAGGACAAGGAAGCCGCACTGAGGAAATCAGAAAGGGAAGAACACAACGAGTAGATCAGGGAATTAGGCTTGATCAGTTCGTGTTATTGTTCTTGATTTGTTCACTGATTTGTAAACTCTGTGTAAGGATATTGTTTCTGGAAATGGAAAGGTTGGTGATGTTTCTCCGTGGATGTAGGTCTTAACAAGGCCGAACCACGTAATTGTGTTGTGCTCTAtcgggtgtgtgtgtgtgtgatacaTTGTTCATGCATGTGTGTAAATATTTCGGGTGATAAACTTGAAGAGTACGTGTCGTGGTCATCGGTGAAGTTTTAAAGAAAGCTAATAAAACGCAACAagtggcgccgtctgtgggaaccaCAAGAACAATGGGAACGATGAAGTACGATATTGAAAAGTTTACGGGAAAGAATGACTTCTCGCTATGGAGAATAAAAATGAGAGCCATACTTATTCAACAGGGCCTGGTAGAAGCACTAAAAGGAAAGGGGGAAATGTCAagttcaacaaaagaaaaggaagaTGTCATGGAGAAGGCACACAGTGCTATCATTCTATGCCTTGGCGATAAGCCATTAAGGGAAGTGGCAAGAGAAAAGAATGCAGCCGCTGTGTGGAGTAAATTGGAATCATTATACATGACCAAGTCACTGGCAAATAGGCTGTATTTAAAACAGAGACTGTACTCCTTCAAAATCAGGGAAGAACATAGCCTTGAAGACCAAATTGAAGAGTTCATCAAGATTCTGGAtgatttagaaaatattgaaatcaaGCTGGAAGATGAAGATAAGGCGTTCATACTCTTAAATGGATTGCCAAGAACTTATGAACACTTCAAGGATGCGATCTTATATGGCAGAGAACAGACGATTACTCTTGAAGAAGTTATGTCAGCAATAAGATCTAAACAACTACACATAAAGATCACATCAAGCACAGAACCCTCAGGTGAAGTACTAGTGACAAGGGGAAGGCCAGAGAGGAAAACACCAAGATTCAAAGGAAACAGGTCTAGGTCCAAAAGCCAAGTAAGACTCAAGTGTTTCATTTGTCACAGGGAGGGTCACTTCAAGAGAAATTGTCCCGAGAGAAATAAGTGGAAACAAAATAAGTCAGCAGACCATGGTGAAGCATCTGTGGTGTCAGATGGTTATGAGTCAGCTGATGCCCTTGTAATAACCACTGAAAACTCAGATAATGAGTGGATACTAGACTCTGGATGCTCGTTCCATATGTGTCCAAATAGATCCTGGTTTGAAGATTTGACAGAGGCTGAGGGAGGTATGGTCCTGTTAGGAAACAATAAGGAATGCAGGGTCAAAGGTGCAGGCACCATCAGGATCAGAATGCATGATGGAGTTGACAGACTGTTATTGAATGTGAGGTTTGTACCCGAGTTGAAAAGGAACTTAATATCATTAGGTACACTAGATTCAGGAGGCTATACATTCAAATCTGAAAAGGGAATCATGAGAGTAATGAAAGGTTCACTGGTTGTTATGAAAGCCATGATGAAAAACTCTCTGTATCTGTTGATCGGCAATACAGTGATAGGTGGAGCCTCAGTAGCTCAAAGATCAGAACACCAAACAAGACTATGGCATCAAAGGCTAGGGCATCTGAGTGAAAAAGGACTCCAAGAGTTATCCAAACAGAAGCTGTTAGGTGATGAGAAAATTCAGCCCATAGAGCTATGTGAATATTGTGTCCTGGGAAAGGCAAAACAAGTCAGCTTTTCTGAGGCTAAACACACCACCACTAGACCATTGGAGTATATACACTCTGATATATGGGGCCCTTCAAAGACATCCACACATGGGGGAGGAAGATATTTCATGACCATCATAGATGATTTCTCAAAAAGGGTCTGGGTTTACATTCTGAAAACAAAAGACCAAGCAGCTGGTAAGTTCAAGGAATGGTTATTGATGATTGAAAATAAAACAGACCAGAGAGTCAAACACATCAGAACCGATAATGGACTAGAGTATCTATCTGAACAATTTGACAGCATGTGCAAAGGAAGAGGCATTACCAGACATAGGACAGTGGCAGGCACTCCACAACAGAATGGGATTGCAGAAAGGATGAATAGATCTTTACTAGAAAGGGTAAGGTGTATGATATTAAGCGCAAGGTTGCCAAAGACATTTTGGGGTGAGGCTCTCTCTACTGCCTGCTATCTCATTAATAGGAGTCCAGCAAGATCCATAGGTTTTAAAACACCTATGGAGGTCTGGAGTGGTAGCCCAGCCGATTACaaaggtttaaaaatatttggatgTCTTGCCTACGCACATGTAAAACAAGATAAATTAGATGCTCGAGCTCTAAGATGTATTTTCATAGGCTACCCGGAAGGAATAAAAGGCTACAAGGTGTGGAACCTAGAGCCAACTGGGCCAAGGTGCTTCAATACAAGGAATGTTGTGTTTGATGAAACTAAAATGGGATATGATTTAAAGGAACAAAGCACTGAAAGAGAGACAGTGGAACATGAGGAATCACAAGTTGAGGTGGAGCCCGAAAAGGAAACTCAAATGAAGGATCAAGAAGCCTAGAATGAATCTGAAGTTGAAATAATAAAACTACCAGAAGGGGTTACAAATGAACAAACTAAAACATACTCCTTGGCTAGGGATAGACAAAGAAGACAAATTAATCCCCCCCAGAAGTATGGTCAACTTGATCTGACTTGGTATGCACTGTCAATAGCTGAACAAGTGGAAACCATGGAACCTTCATCCTATAAAGAAGCTGTGAACTGCAACAGCAGAAACAAATGGATAAAAGCTATGGACGAGGAGATGGATGCCTTGAAGAAGAACGAGACCTGGGAACTGGTTAACAAACCCAAGGATCAAAGGTTGTTAGGATGCAAATGGGTTTATAAACTCAAGGAATCAAATCCAGGAACTGAAAATCCGAAATACAAGGCAAGATTGGTTGCAAAGGGCTACTCTCAACGTGAAGGAATAGATTTCAATGAAATATATTCGCCGGTCGTTAAACATAGTTCTATAAGGCTAATCCTTGCCTTGGTCACACAGCTGGAGTTGGAGTTGCATCAATTAGATGTAAAAACCGCATTTTTGCATGGAGAACTTGAGGAAACAATTTTCATGGAACAACCAAAAGGGTATGTGAAAAATGAAAGTCAGGGAAAGGTCTGCCTATTAAAGAAGTCTCTCTATGGCTTGAAACAAAGTCCAAGACAGTGGAATAAGAAATTTGATGACTACATGAGAGAGATTGGAATGTATACAAGTGACTATGACAGCTGCGTATACTTAAAGAAAGACAATGAAAAGATTGTGCTGTATTTCCTCATATACGTAGATGACATTCTTATTGCTAGTAATAGCATGGAAGAAATCAGGATGTTGAAACAACAACTGAATGtcaaatttgaaatgaaagactTGGGAGAAGCAAAGAAGATTCTGGGCATGGATATAAAGAGACGTAGAAGAGACAAGAGTTTGTTCCTAAGTCAAGGAAACTACTTAAGAAAGGTGTTACTGAGGTATAACATGCACAAGGCAAAAACAGTAACATCCCCACTTGGACAACAGTTTAAACTCTCAAAAGAACAAGCCCCACATGACAAGGAAGAGATTGAGAGGATGAAACACATTCCATATGCAAGTGGTGTGGGGAGCCTAATGTATGGAATGGTATGTAGCAGACCTGATCTAGCATTTGCCATAAGTGTTGTATCCAGGTTCATGGCTGATCCTGGACCACCTCACTGGGAAGGACTAAAATGGCTACTAAGATATGTGAAGGGAGCTGCAGACGTGGGGTTGAAATTCAAACAAAGGAGTGTAGAAGAAGGGCCAGTGGTGGGATATGTAGATTCAGATTTCGCAGGAAATACTGACACTAGAAAATCCACAACTGGATATATCTTCACTTCATTTGGAACGGCCATTACTTGGAGAGCTACACTCCAATCAGTTGTGGCTCTATCAACCACGGAAGCAGAATTTATAGCAACCACCGAAGCTGTCAAAGAAGCTCTATGGCTGAAAGGATTCATAAGTGAACTGGGAATAAAGCAAGCTAAGGTAGTTGTATATTGTGACAACCAAAGTGCAACACACTTGTCTAAACATCAAGTTTACCATGAACGGTCAAAACATATTGATGTTAAGATGCACTTTGTGAGGGATGTCTTGAATAAAGGTGAAGTGTGTCTGGAAAAGGTTCCATCTGAAGATAATCCCGCTGATATGCTAACCAAAACACTACCCTATGCTAAGTTCAGACACTGCTTGAACTTAGTAAATGTAGTGGAGTTCAAGTAAAGACAATAAGACAGAGAAACAGCCAACCATTAGAGAAAAGGTGGAGATTGTAGACCGGGTTCCTCTATTGTTTGGGCTGTAAGGTATTGGGCTCCATAAGAGGAAGTCCAATGAGCATAAGGAAGAAGCTGGGCTTTTCTTAACTGATGAGTACAAGAAACCCATTTCCGGATACCAGAAAGAAAAAACGGTTAATGGGGTGAATAAGAAAGGGAAGAGGGTTAAGCATAAATACACGTAAAAATCAGAGAGGAAAAGACTTGACTTCAAGAAACGAGACTTTCAGGAGAAAGAGAACAGAGAAGAACCTGGTGATTCGATCAAGAAATCAGGACAAGGAAGCCGCACTGAGGAAATCAGAAAGGGAAGAACACAACGAGTAGATCAGGGAATTAGGCTTGATCAGTTCGTGTTATTGTTCTTGATTTGTTCACTGATTTGTAAACTCTGTGTAAGGATATTGTTTCTGGAAATGGAAAGGTTGGTGATGTTTCTCCGTGGATGTAGGTCTTAACAAGGCCGAACCACGTAATTGTGTTGTGCTCtatcgtgtgtgtgtgtgtgtgtgatacaGTGTTCATGCATGTGTGTAAATATTTCGGGTGATAAACTTGAAGAGTACGTGTCGTGGTCATCGGCGAAGCTTTAAAGAAAGCTAATAAAACGCAACAGGAATCAAGTACCATTATGATTACTTTCTAAAGAACTGAGTTCCAACTTTTGAAGGCAATCCTAATCCAAAATTTGACCAAAACTGTCTCAAAAATATTGAAACTCGGCTCCGACTACTCAAATTTCCGGAAGTACTTAAAGTAAATGTGATTATGTGATATCTCTTGTCTCACAtggtaaaaattaaagatttaaaataagtttataatgggctacaatggacttctatagcaacttagGTTAataattttcgtaaagcgaggacgaatatGAAGTGGTTGCTATAGgagcccattgtgcagtcacgggGGCCTGGACCGGGCTTGGGGCGTGaccaaatggtatcagagccaggttacCGGCAAGGAACACCGAGAAATAAGTGCTATACAGGGCAAATTGCTACTTgcatgggagccacctcttgaacctgcgggGCAAAATGCTATATGACGGGAACCACCTCTAGATTTTCGACGCCAGTTGATCGAGGGATCAGGCCGCTACGAGGACGTCGCGTTCTGAAGTAGGGGTGGTTGTGATACCTTTATCCCACAtggtaaaaattaaagattttaaatgagtttataattgGCTACAATGAACTTTTATAGCAACTTGGATTAATAATTTTCGTAAAGTGAAGATGAATACGAAATATTTGCTATACGTgctcattgtgcagtcacgaGGGCCTGGGCCgagctcggggcgtgacagattATGTCATTCTTGGAATAAAAAAACAAGCAAATGGTGGGAGATAGTTTCATCAGCTATGAAAATAGATGGACCAATCACGTGACAATAGTTTTGAGGAAcatttttgaaacaatattaTCCGGCTAAAATGTATTGTTTCGGAATGAATTTGGCCCATCAAAACTATCGCCATATGATTGATCCAGCTTTGAGCATATCATACGGCTGAGGGGCCACCAACGGAGGATATTACTTCAGAATGAATTTTGTGGGCAGCTCCGCCTCAACACTAAGATCTCCGACCGGTGCATTGTTTCTGTCTCTTCAGTCTATTCTAATTTTGTATGAAAACAACACCAACCCTGGTGGCCTACTGTCTTTACTTTTATAGCTACTGGACAAAAAATTTGACTAAAACTGCAATTAAATATATTACCGACGGGGGAATTTTTTTCTAATCCCTATCAATGAAATGCCGATCATATTCCCAAAAAATATGTGTTCACACCATCAttagatgataaattacaatTATACGAATGAAAATGGCTTACGATATGTAATCTTCATAAAGACGTGTGTTTAATATTTGTACGTTTTTTATATATGCAAAAATGGGCACGTTGTTGACATCATTTTTTTTCGAAATCCTATTTTAGGGGGTGAGAGGACTCGAACCTAGTCATTACAAAGAAAAAATAAGGTGAGATCGCTAAAGCTCGATCTCCATTATTGACATCATTTAAAGCACAAGGACCTCAAAACAtcttttaaaagttcatgcttTCCCACTAAAGTCGTTGGTGAAAAGCAAAAGAAAGACCCCAATATCAAGTGGTCTCTCTTTGTGGTACGCACGTATACGGAGGGATTAATTTCACCGTCGCTAGCACTAGCAACACatgtatatacacacacattaggtttggtaaaattataattaatggtAAAAGTGtaattttaatcttttaaatTGTACAAGAATCAAATAACCATGTTTCGATTGTTCTTCCAACAGATCAGATAATCATTGATCAATCGCAGAAAGAGGATCATGAAGAAAACCTTGAAAAGGATCCTATAGAAGACGAAACCGTAGGAGATGAAGATTATAGATGACTAGATTAGACCTCAAGTATCGTGGCTATTGGTAGGTGAAAGAAGATTCCTTATTTTAAGTTACTGTCCTAGTTCAATGAATgtcatttcattaaaaaaatgttgGTCAAGTCGCTTTTATTTATAATTACCTCTTAACCATATATACATTTATTCAgtccaaaataataattaaaagaaagtgAACAAACAAAAGATCAGCAGATATCATACATTTATTCAATCCAAAATTCCCACACAGCACAAATAAAAAGGCATGAACATATACTTGTATCAAGTTTCAATCGCTTGGCTGAGTTTCTGCTTCCTTATAACATTCAAAACTTGTATCGATAGCCCTTCAGCTTATTTCACAGGCGATGTTTCGATCAACTGCGGTTCAAAAGAAACATCTGCAGCAAATAATGGCAGAGAATGGGCCGGGGATATACATCCAAAGATTGCTCCCTCTTTACAAATAAAGGGCTCATCCACTATATCGAGTGCCATCGATAAATTCATTTTAGCTGACCCAGTTCCTTACAGAAACGCCCGAATCTCTCGTTCCACGTTCTCCTACTCGTTCTGTATCGAACCAGGTCAGAAATTTATCCGCCTTCACTTTAATCCTACGGCATATAAAGGTTTCCAGAAGTTCAAGGACTTGTTCACGGTTGAGGCAGGTTCTTTCACCTTACTACATAACTTTAGTGCTTCACTGACTGCTGGTGCTCTTGGAGTGAAATCTTTTGTCAAGGAATTCTGCATAAACGTTCAAGAAAACCAACAACTCAAAATGGTTTTCTCTAGTCAATCGCAAGATACTTACGCTTTTATAAATGGGATTGAGATCAAATCTGTACCATCACCACACTCTTACTTGCATGGTGTTGGCGTTGGCGACAGCACCGCACTAGAGATGGTTCACAGAGAAAAAGTGAAGCGAGATACTCTTTTACCGAACGATGATTCCAGTGACGTGTTTGGGATGTGGAAAACTCATCAGGAAGAGAAACCGAACCAAATTAACAATATGAAGTGGAAAATACCTGTGTACGTTGGATTCAGGTACTTGGTCAGGCTTCATTTCTCTCGGCTGGGACTCGAGATGGCAGAGACTATAGATGTGATTTTAAAAGTCCTTGGTAAGGAAATGACTGCAGACATAGTAGTAGAAAGGGATCAAAATGGTATCCTGGGTTACAGAGATTACCTGGTGTTGATGACAGGGTGCAAAGAAGAAAAGCGTGTTCTATTGATATACCTACAATCAAAAGACAAATTTCTGGTTGGAGAACGACCCTTACTGGGATTCGAAATATTTAAGATCAGTAACCATGACAACAGCCTCGCTTCTCCAAATCCTATGTCTCTAGAACCGAGTTTGCCAATCTGGACAATCGAAAGTTTATTGTTAGTTCTTGGTCACAGAAATGCAATTCCTACAGTCGTTGCTCTGGTAAGCAGCATCGTTTATAAGTTGAGAGAAATTTGGGAAGCTAACAAAGGAAAGGAGGAAAACAAACCATCAGCCAGGGCTCAACGATTCTGTCGTCGTTTTTCCCTGGAGGAGATACAATTGGCCACTAGAAATTTTTCTCAAGAACTTTTAATAGGTAAAGGTGGATTTGGTAATGTCTACAAAGGAATCAATATTGGTAATGGCGGAGAGACTGTTGCCATAAAGCGACTAAAACCAAGCTCCAGGCAAGGGGCCACAGAGTTTTTAACAGAGATCGAGACACTTTCTGAGCTCAAACATCTCAATCTTGTGTCTCTGATTGGCTACTGCAATGAGCCTGGAGAAATGATTCTAATTTACGAGTACTTGTCCGGTGGAACACTGTCTGACCACCTATACAACCTGGCaacaagaaaaaatattttttcttgtcTCACCTGGAAGCAATGCCTTGGCATTTGCATTGGTGCCGGAAGAGGCTTAGACTATCTTCACACGGGTTGTGAAATCATACACGGAGATGTCAAAGCTTCAAACATCCTTTTAGACGATAATTTGATGGCTAAGCTTTCAGATTTTGGCACAGCCAAACACGAAAGTGGAAGCAATTTACAAAGCGAAGATAACACTCTCATTAAAGGCACACGTGGGTACTTGGATCcacattatttaaataatcgTGAACTAACAAGAAAAAGTGACATATATGCCTTTGGTGTAGTGTTGTTGGAAGTACTATCTGGGAGACCTGCATTCGATCCAAGGGTAGCACGAGACGAACATGTTCTAACCGAGTGGGCTAGAGATAAAATAAGTAAGGGTGAAGTTGATCAAATTGTATTGGCGAGTTTGAGGGAGGAAATTTCACCGGACGGCTTAGAGTCATTTCTCAAAATTTCTACAAGATGCTTGCATGATGAACCCAAGAAGCGGCCAACAATGGCCCAGGTTGTGCTACAACTAGAATCGTTACTTGAGCAGAATGACAGCACGATaacttctgtacagaatgagaCAAGCGTTGCTGAGGATTTGGGCCCAAGTAAAGATGCAAAAAATATACCGGCGGCCGCAGTAAGTGAGCAAGCTTTCACAACTGGTCGGAATGAACAACACCAAAACATGAGCAAAATGTCTGTTGCAGAGCCTTCATCAGTAAGAACCACAGAAGTACATAAGCCATCTATTAATGGCCGATTGGACAAAGCACATGCGAAGACTGAAATGCCAGGTATGCTGCAAATCATCAAACTATTCTCCATAAACATCAGTTTTGAAAATGTAACTGAACAAATATACTTTTGCCTAGTGCAACGTCAAAAGGATGAAGTTATAAACTTTCTCAACAACGCTCTAGGAATTCAAAGAAAAACAATGGCAGGAAAAAAAAGGGATAGAGCGGTTGTTGAAAAGCCGGCAATCCCCCGCTTCGGAAAGTGGGACGAAAGCACCGCGCCGTGGACAAGAGGCAGCCCCGGTCATACTGGAGTTTTTTAGATGGAAACCAAAGTGATTCCTTGTCTCTACGTGATGCATATCATCATCAAAGATCTTCTTGGAGGTGAATATCTTGATAAGAGGGTGTGAGcagaattttttatgttaaaaattccaggtcttttaatatttttatccttaatattttgtattttaagttttttttaataatattatacaAAATACtagattttattatattaatattctGAAGTTTATAATACCCATGTCCTCTAAATCTAAATACAGAATATTAGATTCTATcttaaaaacttaatttagacgtagtatattatattttaataattaatttttgcgAAAAAAATTTGTGGGATAATTTAATCGGGtgaataaataaattcttttctCAAATAACTTGAAAAAATTAtcttattcatgatttttcccTAACACAGggtatacattttttttttttaatttagtttatgtTTGTAAGGCTCATAAGTAAATGACCTGACAATTATCATAAATTAaggataattattttaaataattatcaactCCGGATAATTAGAATGTGTTAGACATTTATCGAATTACAAATGCAACATAAAATACATATCGgtataaaataacacataaAAGTTTAAGTATATCGGACCAAACCAAGTTAAAAACcctaaaaaaatatagaaaCAGTGAAATCACACACCCAATAACACATATTAAGATAGAATATTGTATTTTTGAACATGCATGCTTGTTTTCTCCGATTTTGATAATCTATGTTATCAAAATGCAATCTTAATCACATATCTTCTAAGTTTTGATAATTTTAGTTACTTTCATATAAAGTTCTGATGTCGCATTACTCTCATGATTTACAGTTGATGTTTGTTCGATCATACAAAAATCGTAACATTTACAATGTcttgatctttttttttttgtaaagctTGTGACAAATATTTCGTGACTCCCAATAAATTGTTCATTAATTGCATTTGAAATATTAATTCATGTTTTCCAATCAATGCCATCAGAGCACCCTTTGCTTATGATATTCTcttcaaaaattaaaaggacATCAATAGCTTAAGGATACAAGCATATCAAACTCAACAATGTATTATAACGTGAACCTCAACGTGTACTCACATATCTTTCGATTTCTGAAGATATCGCCATTGCAAATTccttcaataaaattttcaaagtgATTGTCATGATGTATGTCTTTCCGCTTACATGACGACCTGACAATATTTTTTCACAATTAAATGGCAAACAAAATTCGAAATCAACAAATCTGTTTATAATTGAAAATCATACCCAAATCCAATCACATATTCACAAAATCCGAAAATTGTAAAGACTGTCACcactataaattaataatcaacacaactaaattttttttacataaaatttaGCTCCCACGAACCACGTTGGATTTGGATCTTCTGTTGTGGCTGAAAACATAATAGCTGGTGCTGTATAtttttttacacgagatgatcaaCTGATTATCCGACGGAACTCAGTGtcagataaatttaaaaattgtaagacaaaacatgtaaaaaaaaaaaaacagatgcTGTGTTCTAAGCCACAACATGATCCAAATCAAAAAAAGTTATGTTAaaagtttttttaataa
Protein-coding sequences here:
- the LOC142537730 gene encoding receptor-like protein kinase FERONIA isoform X2 — encoded protein: MNIYLYQVSIAWLSFCFLITFKTCIDSPSAYFTGDVSINCGSKETSAANNGREWAGDIHPKIAPSLQIKGSSTISSAIDKFILADPVPYRNARISRSTFSYSFCIEPGQKFIRLHFNPTAYKGFQKFKDLFTVEAGSFTLLHNFSASLTAGALGVKSFVKEFCINVQENQQLKMVFSSQSQDTYAFINGIEIKSVPSPHSYLHGVGVGDSTALEMVHREKVKRDTLLPNDDSSDVFGMWKTHQEEKPNQINNMKWKIPVYVGFRYLVRLHFSRLGLEMAETIDVILKVLGKEMTADIVVERDQNGILGYRDYLVLMTGCKEEKRVLLIYLQSKDKFLVGERPLLGFEIFKISNHDNSLASPNPMSLEPSLPIWTIESLLLVLGHRNAIPTVVALVSSIVYKLREIWEANKGKEENKPSARAQRFCRRFSLEEIQLATRNFSQELLIGKGGFGNVYKGINIGNGGETVAIKRLKPSSRQGATEFLTEIETLSELKHLNLVSLIGYCNEPGEMILIYEYLSGGTLSDHLYNLATRKNIFSCLTWKQCLGICIGAGRGLDYLHTGCEIIHGDVKASNILLDDNLMAKLSDFGTAKHESGSNLQSEDNTLIKGTRGYLDPHYLNNRELTRKSDIYAFGVVLLEVLSGRPAFDPRVARDEHVLTEWARDKISKGEVDQIVLASLREEISPDGLESFLKISTRCLHDEPKKRPTMAQVVLQLESLLEQNDSTITSVQNETSVAEDLGPSKDAKNIPAAAVSEQAFTTGRNEQHQNMSKMSVAEPSSVRTTEVHKPSINGRLDKAHAKTEMPGIQRKTMAGKKRDRAVVEKPAIPRFGKWDESTAPWTRGSPGHTGVF
- the LOC142537730 gene encoding receptor-like protein kinase FERONIA isoform X1 produces the protein MNIYLYQVSIAWLSFCFLITFKTCIDSPSAYFTGDVSINCGSKETSAANNGREWAGDIHPKIAPSLQIKGSSTISSAIDKFILADPVPYRNARISRSTFSYSFCIEPGQKFIRLHFNPTAYKGFQKFKDLFTVEAGSFTLLHNFSASLTAGALGVKSFVKEFCINVQENQQLKMVFSSQSQDTYAFINGIEIKSVPSPHSYLHGVGVGDSTALEMVHREKVKRDTLLPNDDSSDVFGMWKTHQEEKPNQINNMKWKIPVYVGFRYLVRLHFSRLGLEMAETIDVILKVLGKEMTADIVVERDQNGILGYRDYLVLMTGCKEEKRVLLIYLQSKDKFLVGERPLLGFEIFKISNHDNSLASPNPMSLEPSLPIWTIESLLLVLGHRNAIPTVVALVSSIVYKLREIWEANKGKEENKPSARAQRFCRRFSLEEIQLATRNFSQELLIGKGGFGNVYKGINIGNGGETVAIKRLKPSSRQGATEFLTEIETLSELKHLNLVSLIGYCNEPGEMILIYEYLSGGTLSDHLYNLATRKNIFSCLTWKQCLGICIGAGRGLDYLHTGCEIIHGDVKASNILLDDNLMAKLSDFGTAKHESGSNLQSEDNTLIKGTRGYLDPHYLNNRELTRKSDIYAFGVVLLEVLSGRPAFDPRVARDEHVLTEWARDKISKGEVDQIVLASLREEISPDGLESFLKISTRCLHDEPKKRPTMAQVVLQLESLLEQNDSTITSVQNETSVAEDLGPSKDAKNIPAAAVSEQAFTTGRNEQHQNMSKMSVAEPSSVRTTEVHKPSINGRLDKAHAKTEMPVQRQKDEVINFLNNALGIQRKTMAGKKRDRAVVEKPAIPRFGKWDESTAPWTRGSPGHTGVF